Genomic DNA from Sphaerodactylus townsendi isolate TG3544 linkage group LG14, MPM_Stown_v2.3, whole genome shotgun sequence:
CCAATGGAGAGGATCTATGTGGGCAAACCTTATTGGTGGTGGTCTAGCCCAAAAAAATGCTCTTGtgttatttatctttattttatgtaTTGATTTCGAATCCTCTGAATAGTGTTACATTTAGTTTGGTGACCAAAAGTGTGCTTGAAGTGTTGAAATAACATTCTTGCTTAACTTCATGATCAACAATTTGGGAAAATTCAGAGAGATTCTCTTTTTACCATCTTCTGTACCTACAGCTAAATAGCATACTTTTGTGGTAGAACATAGGCTGCTAACACTCAAAGCTCATGTACAAAATTGTGGCAGGTGTTTATTTTTGTGAAGGAAAAAACAGATCTTGTAATGGAAAGGAACTTCCACAGGTATGATAGTGTTGTAcaccatgattttttaaaaaatcaagacccTCAGTAATTTGGCCTTTGGGGAACAGTAGTGACATTAACTGGGTTGATATCCAGGTTGTGCTGAGAGGGAAACACTGTGATTTAAGTCCTCCCACAATCTTTTATAGGTATTGCAGTCTAAGGATGCTGAAAAAGCCAGAACAGCAGCAGCCTCTTTAAAACTTGCCTTCCAGCAGCATACATCTGCTGGTATTTACAAAAGCTTCACTTCACTGCTGATCAAACAAGGACTAAAATCTGTAGTCCTGAAACCCAGATTGTGAACATTTCCTGAAATGAAAGCTCAGACATTGTTTACGTGCCTTGTAATAGCTTGGCTGTGATAAATCATGTTTAATGACGGTATTGAAATGCACTCCCTTTACTCAGTATCCACAAAAGCAGTAATTGGAGTCTGGACCACCTCTGTGGTTTtctaattgtttttaacctgtgtaagctgcctggagactcaggtatgaggcagggtatatttttaaaaatacataaatataaataaatgaatggccATGAGGAAACCTCTTGATGGTGCCATGGAGGGTCCTGTTAGGATCACTCCTCTAGACAAGATTACCAAGCAGGATCCATGACAAGATTTTGAACCTAGATCTCTTGATCCAATTCCCATACTGTGTCTAGCATTGGCATGTTGACCCTTGATGGATCCAGGAATCCCATTTACTTGTTCCCTACTCAGTCTATCCACTATTTTGTAACTTCTGTATACTCTTATCATTCATATCAATGATAACATGACTATGATGGAAAAGTTCCCTGGAGTATTATACAGTGTATTTATTTAGGAGATTTTTATGCCTCCTCTCCAGACATCATTACAAAAGAAGCCATTACAATTATATTAACTGATTTAGAATGGACAACAGTTTCACCAGCGCTTCAATTggctgctgacagaggctgatgggaattgtagttcctgaacatctggaggcacgCGAGAGGTTCCCTCACCTTTATTTAGTCAGGAATcgtgttttccagataaattagaatccacttcccatcagcccctaccagcatggccaattggccatgctgacagaggctgatgggaattgtagttcctgaacatctggagagccgcaggttccctacccctggtttaaaacaaactgcttttgttcttgttttgctttgatgtGCATAGTATACTGATTCTGTGTTTTCTAACTAGCTTGTGAAGACtctctttgtattttatttgtatttctgaGTGGGGAAACCTTTGATGGACTCTCTTCTGACATCCTTAACAGTCCCCCAAGGCAGAGACTGGTTTTGTGTGGATGGCCGGAGAAGCGATGGAATGGACAGTCATTGTCCTAACATGCCAGTATAAGGACAGTGTCTTTGCCTTCCACAGAGGTAAGGGAagaatccaacccccccccccttccacttgGGAATCAGAACCACCAAATTGCATAGAAACTTGGCTCACCCATTTGGGCCGGAATGAAGCTGGAGCAAAGTTGGAGcttaattccatttttaaacaacATACATCTTAGCTTGTGCCTCCTTGGAAGCAGGAGTTACGTGTAATAATTTTAGGTCTTAATGGTCTCTGTTTCAGTATTcaatttccttctcttttttgatAATAATTCACCAAAAGTATTCAGTAGAAGTAATTCTGTAATTAGGTTTCTCCTGATTACAGTTCCAGATCACAGAATATTTTCGTTGTCTGCTGCAGAGAACCGTTTTTAGATCACTGTGTTAAAAGGACTGCGAAGGTGTATCTCTTCACCTAGGGGAGACTCCCATTGGCTGGACCAGAATCTAGTAGACCAGAAGGGGTAGAGGAAATGTGGGTCAGCTGGGTGCCTGGAAAGAACTGGAGCCACTCCCCAGGCATGGGGTGAAACAACTCTTATCTGATGATACCTTTTATTAAGTCAGCTGTCATTCTCACAAAAAGCTCATTGAGAAAGCCTTTTGTTTTTCCTCATTTGACCAGCTAGTGATTGTTTCTCTAAGGTTTCTTAATAGGCCTAACAACAGAGGTGGGTTTTTATTCACTTGCCACTTAGGCTAATAACTTACACAAAGCTTAATTTCCTAACTTGCCACTTAGGTTAATAACTTCCACACAGAACACAGATTCCTCTTGCATGCTACAGCACCTCACTTAATCTCTTTCCTCTACACACACTTCAGTCCAGCTTCTGTCTGACGACCCAACCAGCCAACTCTGCCCCCAAGGGTACAGCTCCTGATTTGCTCTGTGCCAATGTAGTTGCACTCAAATGCTTACCATTTGCTACTTACAGCCTAAAGGGGCTTTCTGAGCCTTGAGATCTCCTGTGAGGTAAATTCCATCACCCTTGTAGCCCCTCTTGAGTCTCTTGGGAGTTCTGGAATCTCACATGTGCTTCCACCCCAGGCCTGCTTCCTCCATGCTGTGATTGGTATTGAGGAAAAGATATGCCATTTGCTTTGTTCACAGAGCTCGAGGTCCGTCGGGATCGGGGCACTCTGGGCCAGCGCCCCATCTTGCTCACTGTTGAAGACCCCAAGGTCCAGGTTGGCAGTGGAGGGGCCACCCTCAATGCTCTCCTTGTGGCAGCTGAGCATCTGAGTGCTCGAGCCGGCTATACGGTAAGAGAGTGGCTGCTGAGCAGCCATAGCTCCTGGATCTTTGGCCTTCCTAGAGCATCTTTACTTCATCTATCTCAATGGGCACCATCACGTGATGTCCATTGAGGGTTTCCTGCTATCCATTTGCTTCAATCCCAAAGCTAGTGTTGCTAATCCCCTGATGGTAACTGGAGTTTTCCTGGGTTTACAACTAATCACAAGATGACACAGATCAttttcctcagagaaaatggctgctttggaggatggactgtatggcattactcTGATGAAGTCCCTCccactccaaaccccaccctcttcaggctccactcccaaatctccaggtgtttcccatcaTGGAGATGGCAGCCCTACTCAAAGCATCTGTTTCCCAGAGCAAATAACCAGTCTTGGGGTTCTTCACCTCATTGGAGTAGGTGTTTCAGTAGACCCCGGGAGGCAACTGGTCCAGAAATAGCCAACTCAGTCACAGACATATTGTGATTGGCTCCACAGTActgcatggcagccattttgtggtggtaccCTCGCCTGGTTCTCAAAACTGCAAAAGCACTGATCAACCCAGCAACATTTGGGACCCTTGTTCTAGCTGCTGCCCAATTGGCCAGCAGATCACCCTTATGTAAGCCATCAGAGAGTCGGGGTGTGTGGAGATATAAAACATGTCTCCCTGCAGTAGCTGTAAAACTTGAAAGGGACTTGAAACAGTCATTTTCACAAAATCAAAATGCTTTAGGATTACAAATTCATTTTCACTCTGGAAGAGCTGACACTTGACTTCTACCTGTGTAGAGCCCTTCGTTCATCAAGAGAAGATTTCTTCTGTTTCATATGTCTTTCCCTTGCTCTCCTCAAACATAAATGCTTACCCACCTTGTAGCTTTCTTTTCAGCCCCTTGCTTACCTCACGGAagtcttctctgcttcccttccaGGTAGTCACATCTGATGTCTTGCAAAAGGCCCGGATACTCATCCTGCACATGGTGAGATGATAGAGACTAGTCGTCTCTAAGGTTGGGAGAGGTGCGGTGTGACTGAGTGGGTGGGGTCCTCTAGATTGCAGAGTTTTGGAACAGGTCAAAGAGGATGAAGCAGGCTAGGCATTTTAAGTGCAACTGGTAGGAAAAGCTGCAACCTGAGTGTTACCTGAGGGGGAAAAACTTGGATCAGTGCAACCCTATGTGGAGTttctccagtctaaatccattgaaatgagtgggcttaaactggaggaactctctttaggattgtactgtcttTCTCAACTGGGCGGCGGTGGCGGTGGGTGCTCTTCAGCCTGCACTTGCTAGTCTTACTGCTCTATACCCCTTTTCTCCTGCTCAGGGCCGGGACTTCTTGTTTGATGACTGCAGCCGAGCATTCACCTGTCTCCCCATTGAGGATCCTGCTGCCCCCATTGAGGCACTCACCTGCAACCTGGACAGCCTGCTGGCTACCTTGACATACCAGGTCTGTGTGGCAGGTCCCTTGCAGACTTTTTTATTGTGTTGGCCTCAATGGTGCTGCTGCAGCCGGTGAGTCCCACCCTGATGTGTGCTGCTGCTGTAGActacctagcccaggggtctgcaacctgcggctctccagatgttcatggactacaattcccatcagcccctgccagcatggccaattgcagacccctgactagcCAATGGAGTACAGCCACGCAGGAACTCTTTGGGGTGGCCATACATACTGGACAAAGTTAAGATTGGGTGGAATTGTGGGAAGAGGACTGTTTGCTGTTTATACGATCTTGTCTGAGCATGTGTCTTAGGACTGCCAGTTGTGGTTGGCAACATGATGGGAGAATTTGGAGGCACAATGTTACTTCTGAtagaaaaccagaagtgatgtcaccatgctgGGGCCAACTAGGATTCGCCCAAAACTGTATAGTTAAACCTTAGTTGGAACCCACACACGTCCACATTCTGCTTCCTGACAGAGGGATTAAGAACAGCAAACCTGTTTAGGTCTCCACTCGTCTCACAGACAGAGCCAGGTACCTCCAACTCCCTTTTTGCATCCTGCTTCCTTTCCAGGTGTGCAAGGGATCCCCGCCAGGTGTGTGGGTTTGCAGTACTGATATGCTTCTCTCGAtgcctgcctcagctggtgagtgTGTCCAAGTGTTCCCAGGGACTTGGTGGGAGATGGCTGTTGGCCCTTCCGTACTGGGATGAAGAATTGGGGTGCTCTCCTGGGGCATGCAGGGACTCCTCTCTTTACTTCTTATTCATTTGGAGATGCTTGCTTAGTTTTCATTTATATTGAAAGGGCAGTCTGAACAGAGAAATTGATAGCGAATTTATAAACTTTCCCCTCCCAGAGATTGATTGGGTTGGATTTCGGGGTGCTAGAGTCATTGCCGTGCCTGGAAGCATCTCCTATGCCCGGAAGCATGGAGTCTACCTTGCCAATGCTCAGGTATGCAATCAACAGATCTTCTGCAGCCtaattttatttgtatgtatgcaatcaatcaatcaatcaatcaatcaatcaatcaatcaatcaaacaatcaatcacaatcaatcaatcaatcaatcaatcatatttttatcctgctctttcccTGAGGGGCTCAGGATGGGTTAGAACAAGTTAAAACTCACTAAAACATTAGATAAAACAAAACATTGAAAGTTATAAAACACCTTCCAATATTCCAATAAGGTGataaataatgtataaaaatGGATGGTGACTTATTACATTTAATATCCCGCCCTTTTCCAGCCAAAGCCAGGGTCAAAGCAGCTCACGCATATAGTTTAATAGATTACAATAACATTAACACataagcattaaaacattaaaatacaataatcaGTTAATAAAATGCAATAATCAATAAATGTTCCCTGACCTAGCCTCACCGCTAAGAAGTCTATTAATACAATTGGTCTCAGGGGACAGAGATTGGTCGTCTGTGCTTACGAATAGCGGATTCCCTGGTTTAACTTGCAGACTGAGGTCACTGGCCATCTAACTAATGAGCCCAGGACACGGAGCTCATTCCTGCAAATGGCAAAGTTGAGCTGTGGTGCTTAAAGACATAAATCCCAGTTGTTTTGTTGCCAGTCTTATGATCTGCCCTGCTGTGCCGTTTTTGAACACGCAGCTGTCTGCCTTCTGAAAGTATAAAAGCTCGTATTAATTTCCTGCAATCTATGTTAATTTTTCAGTCCTTGCATGTAATAATTAATCGCGATAGCCAATGTCATGACGATTTCTTGGGGTTCAAATTTTACAGGTGCCTAAGGATTTGGGAATGGCATTTGGACAGCAGAACTCTTCCCTgatagggccccttctgcacatgcagaataacacactttcaatccactttcggtgcactttgctgctggattttactgtgcggaatagcaaaatccacttgcaaacaattgtgaaagtggattgaaagtacattattctgcatgtgcggaaggggccctattcACTCAAATCAATCCTCATCTCTGCTTCTGAAGTGATTTTTCACACAGCGTGGGCAGGAGACAGCAGCTCGAGAAGCACAAATTCCAAAGTATGCTTTATGGATCCACTTAGAAAGCACTTAGAAAGTGACTGGGtggtttggaagaagaaggaatGCCTTTCTCGCCTCCATCACGGGCTTATAATTTAGCAGCAACAATATAAAAGATAAGGGGAAACAAACATCACCTTTAAAACAATATGAAAGCTGAGCACGATTGTCTCACCTGTTCTGTGCTTTACTTTAGTTCTAAAGCTCAGCTATCCCCATTTAAGATCCTTAATACACAATAGTAGTTTTATCAAGTGTAGATGTTGCCAAGGAACAATAGTTTTCTGGGCTGGCAGTAAAGTTGCCAACTGAGCCTtgggaagtttctggagatttgggagtagaacTCGGGTTtcgggagaggagggacctcagcgggtataatgccataaagtatctcccttccaaagctgctgttttctccaagggaacttggTCTGTGTTGCTAgtaatcagttgcaattctgggagatttccaagccagaggcgtagctccaagcgGGAGGGGGGCGCgagatgcaccaggcgcacacccctgtgggggcatggcaagggcgttccggggcaggatggggggcagaggacgcaccagtgcactgggcgccttcccccctctgcctgaagtttggcaaccctagccggCAGGCTAACTGTGGCCCTCTTCTCAATAGGGAGTTGTGCAAGATATTCTCTACCAATGCCCTGAAGATCAGATTCAGCAGTGCATGGGATTAGATGGAAAAGTCCCATTGGTAAGTCTGGCTCTTGGGGTAATATAAATCTCTCTCCTGGAATACTGTGAGTTGATCCCACCGGGTACAACCCTGTGGCTAGGCTGAGATGCAGGGTGATCCGTGGGTGACTAGAAAACCGTGGCTGCCCACGTTGAACAGCAAACCTTATTTGCTAGCACAGGACTGCTGTCAGACACATGAGTTGCTTAAGTGGCCTCTATATGACAAGCTTGGAGAAGAAATCCTGGGGCCTATTttgactggaaaagacaataaacgGAAACTGAACTATTTACTGTTGGGTAAGGACAAAATAATTTCCAGTGATGTGTTTTAGTAAACAAATACAGGAGAGCAGGTGGACAGGAGAGTCTTCAGTCCtatagaggaatgttaaaataagttttcctttatattttaactttctacctacctcacaggaagtttgttgtgaggggggaagggaaaggagtttgtaagcccctttgagtctccttgaaggagaggaaggggggaggatatgaatccaaactcctcctcctcctcctcctcttcttctttcttctaatcTCTTCGTttataaataatttggaatttggctttttatgaattgttgttttactggttgttcaccgtaaataaataaactgaactgaGCTGTCAGACACGCATGCCGTGTCTGACAGCTGCTGCAGAAGAGCACAACAAGAGCTCTGTTCCAACCTCTGTTTGGTCTGGCAGGTCTGTGGAGTTGTCTTCTTCTCTGCAGAGACAGCAGAACAGCTTCTGGCTACCCACGTGGTTCCCCCCCTTGATGCCTGCACCTACTTGGGCTTGGACTCTGGAGCACCACCCATTCAGGTGAGGCCCTCCCGGCTGCCATCTTGCTGCAGTTCGTAGGCAAACGCTGCAAATAAAGAATCAAATGGGTTTGCTCAGAGCCCCAAGATCCTGCTTCTGTTTTAGAGGTATGCTTGGAGAACAGCAAAGTACGTGGAGTGATTTCAGGCCCGGGGCAGCTTGTCCTGGCTCAGTTCTTAGTACGTTCTCCTGTCTCTTTTGCCCTGTGTATTCTTCCAGTTTTGATTTCCCTTCCTTGGTCTGTGGTGGCAGTTTGTAGCAATCAAAAAATGTACAAATCCCACCAAAGCAACTGGTTCCAGCCTCCTGCCGGTTGAGTGCGCTGCCTTCATATGGGTCAGCTGATGGCCGTTCTTTTCTCTTTGCTCCAAACTAGCTGTCCCTGTTCTTCGACATCCTGTTGTGCATGGCCCAGGGGGTGGCTGAAGAAGCCTTCGTGAAAGGCCAGAGCCCAGGAATGGGCAGTGGAGATACCCAGAATGCATCAGTGATCAAGAACGCCCGATCCGTGCTGTGGAAGGCACTCCATACAGTCCCGCTCACTATGGGTGAAGATGTGACCTCAAGTGTGCTTTGCATTTCACTAGAGCAGAATCAAAACATTGGATGGATTCTGTGTTGCTGACGTTGATTGGGAATTCTTTTTCAAATGGAGTTCTTGGGTGTCAGGAAAGGATGGGAGTGATAGTACATATTTGGGTTTCATGTACACAGCCACAGAGGTCTGGCACTCAATAGAGAATCTCATCTGCTCGACCCAAGGAGGCAAAACAGCCAGAAAATGGCAGGATGAGCATCTCCAGAAGATGGAGGGTGAAGTCCAGCCTGCGCACTGGAACCCCAAAACTGTGGCAAAGGAGCAGCTACACTTTGTCTTGTGCTAAGGGCTCTCTTGCTTCGAGGGACCAAAACAGAACTAGCATAGTAGAGTGGTTAGGATGTCACACTCAGATTGGcacacctgggttcaaatccttactctacCGTGGAAGCTGGCATGGGTTAGCTTGGACCAGTGACTCACTCTCCACCTAACCTATCTCgcagggctattgtgaggataaaacggagaggAGCAGActgatgcaagccactttgagtccccgtTGGGAAGAGAAGGGCAGTAGAAATGAAGTATAATAAACTAATTCTCCACAGATGTGTTCCTGTGCTTATTAGTTGAGATCTCTGCTTCAGTTGAAAGTCCCATTGTTCTGGTGTTTTGCGGTTCCCAGGCCAGATGTTCCTGGCAAGATTATTTCCTTTCTTGTCTCTTTGCAGCGTACATTCCTGGTGGAAGCTACAGCTACATGAGCATGTCATCCAGTGACCATATCCTCCACTTAACAGCCCACGATGGCATGGCTCACAGCCAGTCCTTCTGCAAAGTGGCCCATTCTGATGTGGCTGTAAGTACCTTCCCAGCATCTTGCTTTGTAAACTTGGGCCAACATCTTGTTTTGTAAACTTGCCCAGCATCTCTGCAGACACACCAAGTGCCTGCAGATTCAGCTGAAGTTCCCTGTAGTTGAGGGCACACCTTGCTCCCAGAGTTGTCATGTCCCCATAGTCTCTTCCTCCTTGTCTCTTGCACACAGGAGCCACAACTCTTGGAAGAGGGCTGCTCGGTTACTAACAGCCTGCTCGAAGGAGCAgtgtccttggggccaggaagTGCTATTCAGCACTGTTGTTTGAAGGTACGTCCCCGTTCGGTGGAGCTCCTGCAATTCTCTGTTGTTCATTCCAACAGTGTCTGGCTTATAGATACACTTCTGTGTATCTGGCTGATTCAGAGTGCGGGCAAGGACCAAGAATTGGGGCTAAGCCTGTAGATTTGGCAGGAGGAGATTTTGAGATTAACAAAAGCATAGCTTGTGTGCTGGGACAAGCACTGGACACTTTGCTTCTGGTTAAAAGGCCCAGAAGTCCACAATTGCAATCTGTTTTGCTTACCGGAACCTAGCTTAGGTGCAGAAGGATGGGATACTTGGGACAGCAAAGCACAGCAGCATCAGGAGCAGAGCTAGGTAGCAGTCTAGGAGGCTGGATTTAGGTTCTGTCACCTCTGGGCCTTGGTTGGACCCTACCCAGGATGCCGGCAGAagtctctttctcctttccctgtaAGTGTCACAGTCCGAGGAGTCTGAAGTTCCCCTAACCTCTCTTCACCTTCTGCTCAGCTGGAAGCTACATTCTGCAAGACCTTCCCTTCCACCGAGGGTGGTCTCCCTGCAGTCCCATATTGGGAAATCAATGTTGGGAATGCATCAAGGATAGGTGCTATTGCAGTTCACCTACCTGAAGGCCCTTTTGGGAAGttctgaatgggggggggggctgcatggcCAGGCATCCCCAGAGCTGACCATTCCTATCCAAAGGTCACATTCCCTAAAGACATTTTAAGACCATCCCACCACCCCTTTCTAGAAAGACAGATGGATTGACTTTCTAATGTTGCCTCCTAGGAGTGTTTGCAGCCACCTTACTGCTAAGCTGCAAATTCCCCCCAAGGAGTTGTTCCCATTTTTTTCAGGAATTATGAGGGTGCCAAGAGATTGCACATGTGAGCTCCTCACACGAATCTCACGCGAACCAGGTGGCACCAGCAGTTTTTATGATACAGGCCTGAGCTGAGGAGCATGGATCCAACCATCCaccaaggagccttcctccaacttaagtggctcttccccTGGAGGGTCACTTGGGTtaccagatctaggttgggaaatacctggagattctaggagtggaccctggggagggggaggttttgggaagggaggagcagcagtggcgtaggaggttaagagctcgtgtatctaatctggaggaaccgggtttgattcccagctctgccgcttgagctgtggaggcttatctggggaattcagattagcctgtgtactcccacacatgccagctgggtgaccttgggctagtcacagctcctcggagctctctcagccccacctacctcacagggggtttgttatgaggggggaagggcaaggagattgtaagcccctttgagtctcctgcaggagagaaaggggggatataaatccaacctcctcttcttcttcttcttcttcttcttcttcttcttcttcttcttcttcttcttcttcttcttcttcttcttcttcttcttcttcttcttcttcttcttcttcttcttcttcttcttcttcttcttcttcttcttcttcttcttcttcttcttcttcttcttcttcttcttcttcttcttcttcttcttcttcttcttcttcttcttcttcttcttcttcttcttcttcttcttcttcttcttcttcttcttcttcttctttctcttcttctctctctcctctcttctctcttcttctcttctctctctcttcttctcttctctctctcttcttctcttctctcttctctcttctcttctcttctcttctcttctctcttctcttctcttctctcttctcttctctcttctcttctcttctctcttctcttctcttctcttcttcttcttcttcttcttcttcttcttcttcttcttcttcttcaatggtccatagtaccatagagtctgccttccaaagcggccattttctccaggttaactaATCTCATTTGCCTGGAGATTGTTGCAGTAGTGggtgatctccagctaccacctggaagttggcagcatTAAGGGTGAACCCAAAGACTCCCACTCAACTGTGTAGGGCTAGGACTTGAGGCAGATCAGACAACTGGGATGAGAGAAACTACTGAGGAGCCATGTTTGAGCTCATGGGCCCAGTGAGGGCGAGGCTGGTGAAGGTCACTGTGCTGCCGAAACACATGGTGTGTGGCCTTCCTCCAGGGTCCCTTGCAGATCCGCTCTGGTTGTCTCCTCACTGGCCTGGATGTGGCATCCTCTGAGGACCTCAAGAGCCACGTGCTTGAGGATGTGGTTGTTCAGGGACACGCTATCAAACTGAGAAACATTCCTTGCAAAGTGTTCACCTTGAGTGGGCGGCATGACAACTGGCAGGTAAGCACAGCTGCATCCCTTTTGGGCATGAGTGGGATGCCGTTTCTCCAGGGTGGAAACTTTCTGCAATCCCCAGAAAGCCCTTCAGAGGGCTGAAAAGTGGGCTTTCTTGGTGGAATTCTACTAGAAGAGTGAGGTGTCCC
This window encodes:
- the FCSK gene encoding L-fucose kinase isoform X4; this encodes MQESPKAETGFVWMAGEAMEWTVIVLTCQYKDSVFAFHRELEVRRDRGTLGQRPILLTVEDPKVQVGSGGATLNALLVAAEHLSARAGYTVVTSDVLQKARILILHMGRDFLFDDCSRAFTCLPIEDPAAPIEALTCNLDSLLATLTYQVCKGSPPGVWVCSTDMLLSMPASAEIDWVGFRGARVIAVPGSISYARKHGVYLANAQGVVQDILYQCPEDQIQQCMGLDGKVPLVCGVVFFSAETAEQLLATHVVPPLDACTYLGLDSGAPPIQLSLFFDILLCMAQGVAEEAFVKGQSPGMGSGDTQNASVIKNARSVLWKALHTVPLTMAYIPGGSYSYMSMSSSDHILHLTAHDGMAHSQSFCKVAHSDVAEPQLLEEGCSVTNSLLEGAVSLGPGSAIQHCCLKGPLQIRSGCLLTGLDVASSEDLKSHVLEDVVVQGHAIKLRNIPCKVFTLSGRHDNWQSPAEENGTYLNMPWEELFRRTGIRNQDLWSSDTLSSRCCLLNARLFPVLHASELLGLGDIMWLLGPPGAGQLQRWRTSWRMSWEELRTCLDQEKELASRKDLFFLQAQSKIRKVLTGHSGCSLLPLIRSAVIEGYQEALLKTLDEVASTASDPGVAARTLACIADVLACMAKGEGGLRSGPAANKAWAPAFQQLEKGNISEGMKELAKERKKWLSRPVLLVRAARHYEGAEQILIRQAVMSSCQFISVQPVELPTVGRWVLVECPARIDLSGGWSDTPPITYEHGGAVVDVAILVDGHRPIGAQARRIAEPELRLVSASGGGLEGEVVVKLVCRHLEDLQDHCQPHAPGALLKAAFICTQIVTLHSQRTLQEQLEECFGGGFELRTWSHLPHGSGLGTSSILAGAVIAALYRVSGHSTSTESLIHAVLHLEQVLTTGKEGWMAGPGWWAGARP